Proteins found in one Parasteatoda tepidariorum isolate YZ-2023 chromosome 7, CAS_Ptep_4.0, whole genome shotgun sequence genomic segment:
- the LOC107436772 gene encoding N6-Methyl-AMP deaminase isoform X1, which yields MEKYVQSFVVDLPKIELHAHLNGSLSHRTLEKLISIKKQKEDGNKLDLKLPKLSSNNLSQCFETFNLIHKITDSPEAIYVATCDVIEEFYNDGVLYLELRTTPKDVLPSMTQDIYVETVLKAIQDACSTTNEEIKVKLLLSVDRKRPFVNAEKTLQIAEKFNISSGTVVGIDFSGDPTTEDIHSFLPILESAKKKGLKLAIHISEVPNKFEEVEKLLNLQPDRLGHGTYLLPEQGGSVKNFELFQKLQIPLEICLTSNVVSKTVPSYADHHFKYLKEMGYPCILCTDDKGVFNTTLSHEYYLAFEHYSLTQKELFDLSFSSIDHIFSPNTVKEDLKDRWSEKRKALVM from the exons atggaaaaatatgttcaatCTTTTGTTGTGGATCTACCTAAAATT GAACTTCATGCCCATTTAAATGGATCCCTCAGCCATAGAactcttgaaaaattaatatcaataaaaaagcaaaaagagGACGGAAATAAACTTGATCTGAAATTGCCtaaattatcatcaaataatCTTTCACA gtgctttgaaacatttaatCTTATACACAAAATTACAGATAGTCCTGAGGCAATTTATGTG gCTACTTGTGATGTAATCGAAGAGTTTTATAATGATGGTGTCTTATATTTAGAACTGAGAACAACACCAAAGGATGTTTTGCCTTCTATGACTCAAGACATTTATGTTGAGACAGTTCTGAAAGCCATTCAAGATGCTTGCTCCACCACAAATGAAGAGATTAAAGTAAAACTGCTGTTGTCAGTGGATCGTAAAAGACCGTTTGTAAATGCAGAAAAAACGCTGcaaattgctgaaaaatttaatatttcttcaggAACTGTTGTAGGAATAGATTTCAGTGGTGATCCCACA aCTGAGGATATACATTCTTTTCTACCTATCTTGGAGTCTGCAAAGAAAAAAGGCTTGAAGTTAGCTATTCACATTTCTGaa GTTCCGAACAAATTTGAGGAggtagaaaaacttttaaatttacaaccCGACAGACTTGGTCATGGAACGTACCTATTACCTGAACAAGGTGGATCAGTAAAAAACTTTGAGCTATTCCAAAAGTTACAAATTCCGCTTG aaatatgctTAACTTCAAATGTTGTATCGAAGACAGTTCCTTCATATGCAGATCATCATTTCAAGTATTTGAAAGAAATGGGTTATCCTTGTATTCTATGT ACTGATGATAAAGGTGTTTTTAATACTACTTTATCTCATGAATATTATTTGGCCTTTGAACATTATTCCCTTACTCAAAAAGAATTGTTCGACTTGTCATTTAGTAGTATTGATCACATATTTTCTCCTAATACTGTGAAAGAGGATTTAAAAGACAGGTggtctgaaaaaagaaaagctttagtaatgtaa
- the LOC107436772 gene encoding N6-Methyl-AMP deaminase isoform X3 yields the protein MEKYVQSFVVDLPKIELHAHLNGSLSHRTLEKLISIKKQKEDGNKLDLKLPKLSSNNLSQCFETFNLIHKITDSPEAIYVATCDVIEEFYNDGVLYLELRTTPKDVLPSMTQDIYVETVLKAIQDACSTTNEEIKVKLLLSVDRKRPFVNAEKTLQIAEKFNISSGTVVGIDFSGDPTTEDIHSFLPILESAKKKGLKLAIHISEVPNKFEEVEKLLNLQPDRLGHGTYLLPEQGGSVKNFELFQKLQIPLEICLTSNVVSKTVPSYADHHFKYLKEMGYPCILCVFLLFDTNPSLISLKTSKLFIRLIAQ from the exons atggaaaaatatgttcaatCTTTTGTTGTGGATCTACCTAAAATT GAACTTCATGCCCATTTAAATGGATCCCTCAGCCATAGAactcttgaaaaattaatatcaataaaaaagcaaaaagagGACGGAAATAAACTTGATCTGAAATTGCCtaaattatcatcaaataatCTTTCACA gtgctttgaaacatttaatCTTATACACAAAATTACAGATAGTCCTGAGGCAATTTATGTG gCTACTTGTGATGTAATCGAAGAGTTTTATAATGATGGTGTCTTATATTTAGAACTGAGAACAACACCAAAGGATGTTTTGCCTTCTATGACTCAAGACATTTATGTTGAGACAGTTCTGAAAGCCATTCAAGATGCTTGCTCCACCACAAATGAAGAGATTAAAGTAAAACTGCTGTTGTCAGTGGATCGTAAAAGACCGTTTGTAAATGCAGAAAAAACGCTGcaaattgctgaaaaatttaatatttcttcaggAACTGTTGTAGGAATAGATTTCAGTGGTGATCCCACA aCTGAGGATATACATTCTTTTCTACCTATCTTGGAGTCTGCAAAGAAAAAAGGCTTGAAGTTAGCTATTCACATTTCTGaa GTTCCGAACAAATTTGAGGAggtagaaaaacttttaaatttacaaccCGACAGACTTGGTCATGGAACGTACCTATTACCTGAACAAGGTGGATCAGTAAAAAACTTTGAGCTATTCCAAAAGTTACAAATTCCGCTTG aaatatgctTAACTTCAAATGTTGTATCGAAGACAGTTCCTTCATATGCAGATCATCATTTCAAGTATTTGAAAGAAATGGGTTATCCTTGTATTCTATGT GTGTTTTTACTATTTGATACAAATCCATCTCTTATCTCTTTGAAAACTTCCAAGTTATTTATTAGGCTTATTGCACAGTGA
- the LOC107436772 gene encoding N6-Methyl-AMP deaminase isoform X2 — MEFKIELHAHLNGSLSHRTLEKLISIKKQKEDGNKLDLKLPKLSSNNLSQCFETFNLIHKITDSPEAIYVATCDVIEEFYNDGVLYLELRTTPKDVLPSMTQDIYVETVLKAIQDACSTTNEEIKVKLLLSVDRKRPFVNAEKTLQIAEKFNISSGTVVGIDFSGDPTTEDIHSFLPILESAKKKGLKLAIHISEVPNKFEEVEKLLNLQPDRLGHGTYLLPEQGGSVKNFELFQKLQIPLEICLTSNVVSKTVPSYADHHFKYLKEMGYPCILCTDDKGVFNTTLSHEYYLAFEHYSLTQKELFDLSFSSIDHIFSPNTVKEDLKDRWSEKRKALVM, encoded by the exons ATGGAATTTAAAATA GAACTTCATGCCCATTTAAATGGATCCCTCAGCCATAGAactcttgaaaaattaatatcaataaaaaagcaaaaagagGACGGAAATAAACTTGATCTGAAATTGCCtaaattatcatcaaataatCTTTCACA gtgctttgaaacatttaatCTTATACACAAAATTACAGATAGTCCTGAGGCAATTTATGTG gCTACTTGTGATGTAATCGAAGAGTTTTATAATGATGGTGTCTTATATTTAGAACTGAGAACAACACCAAAGGATGTTTTGCCTTCTATGACTCAAGACATTTATGTTGAGACAGTTCTGAAAGCCATTCAAGATGCTTGCTCCACCACAAATGAAGAGATTAAAGTAAAACTGCTGTTGTCAGTGGATCGTAAAAGACCGTTTGTAAATGCAGAAAAAACGCTGcaaattgctgaaaaatttaatatttcttcaggAACTGTTGTAGGAATAGATTTCAGTGGTGATCCCACA aCTGAGGATATACATTCTTTTCTACCTATCTTGGAGTCTGCAAAGAAAAAAGGCTTGAAGTTAGCTATTCACATTTCTGaa GTTCCGAACAAATTTGAGGAggtagaaaaacttttaaatttacaaccCGACAGACTTGGTCATGGAACGTACCTATTACCTGAACAAGGTGGATCAGTAAAAAACTTTGAGCTATTCCAAAAGTTACAAATTCCGCTTG aaatatgctTAACTTCAAATGTTGTATCGAAGACAGTTCCTTCATATGCAGATCATCATTTCAAGTATTTGAAAGAAATGGGTTATCCTTGTATTCTATGT ACTGATGATAAAGGTGTTTTTAATACTACTTTATCTCATGAATATTATTTGGCCTTTGAACATTATTCCCTTACTCAAAAAGAATTGTTCGACTTGTCATTTAGTAGTATTGATCACATATTTTCTCCTAATACTGTGAAAGAGGATTTAAAAGACAGGTggtctgaaaaaagaaaagctttagtaatgtaa